Below is a window of Geothermobacter ehrlichii DNA.
GGCACAGCTGTTGTGCCAGAGGACAAACTCGAGGCCGCTCTTGTCCGCCGTCTCTTCTATCCTTATGGCCCCGGCGGCGCAGACGTGTTCACACATCCTGCAGCCGACGCAGGCCGAGGCGTCGAAACGGATTTTGCCCCGCAGGCCCTCGGGGGTGAAGGTCTCCCCATGGGGGAAGGGGTCGGTGGAGGGCCCCAGAATCAGGTTGCGCGCCAGTATCTTTAGAAACGAAAACATGCTCGACCTCCCCTACAGCCTGGTTGCCCAGATCTCGATTGCCTCGGCGATGCCCTCAATGATGGCCTGGGGCCGCGGAGGACAGCCGGGGACATTGACGTCGACGGGCAGATACCGGTCGATGGGCCCTTCGATGGCGTAGCTGTCGCGGAAGACGCCACCGGAAATGGGACAGATGCCGACGGCCACGGTCACCTTGGGATCCGGGATTTCCGCGTAGAGGCGCAGGACCTTCTCCTTGACCCGGGCGGTCAGCGGCCCGGTCACCAGAACGATGTCGGCATGTTTGGGACTACCGCAATATTTGCAACCGAGTCGCTCGACATCGAAGCGGGGGATGCAGGCGGTCGTTGCCAGCTCGACGTCGCAGCCGTTGCAGGAGCCGGCGTTGATGCGATAGAGCCAGGGCGATCTCTTGGCGATGCGTTTCAACATGTTCTTCATCTAATTCCCCTCAGATTCCGATTAGCACCATGATCAGACTCGCCGCCCCCAGGGCTTCGGGCCACTTGAAGTAAAAGCTGAAGGCCTGGTCGATCCTCAACCTGCCAGTAGCGGTCCGCACCAGGGTGACGGCGAGAAGCATCAGGAGCAGACATTTAAAGGCGAACCAG
It encodes the following:
- a CDS encoding NADH-quinone oxidoreductase subunit B family protein; its protein translation is MKNMLKRIAKRSPWLYRINAGSCNGCDVELATTACIPRFDVERLGCKYCGSPKHADIVLVTGPLTARVKEKVLRLYAEIPDPKVTVAVGICPISGGVFRDSYAIEGPIDRYLPVDVNVPGCPPRPQAIIEGIAEAIEIWATRL